The genome window GGCGCTGTACGCGTCGAAGATCGTGTCGTACACCCAGGGCTTCCACGAGATCGCGTCGGGCAGCGCCGAGTACGACTGGAACATCGACCTCGGCGAGGTGGCGTCCATCTGGCGCGGCGGCTGCATCATCCGCGCGGCGTTCCTGGACCGCATCCGCTCGGCGTACGACGCCCGGGCGGACCTGCCGAGCCTGCTGTCGGACGAGACGTTCGCACAGGAGATCGCCGCGGCGCAGGACGACTGGCGCGAGGTCCTGGTGGCCGCGACCCGCCAGGGCGTGCCGACGCCGGGCTTCTCCGCGGCCCTCGCCTACTACGACGCCCTGCGCGCGGAGCGGCTGCCGGCCGCGCTGACCCAGGGGCAGCGTGACTTCTTCGGAGCGCACACGTACCGGCGGACGGACCGTGCGGGGTCGTTCCACACGCTGTGGGGCGGGGACCGGTCCGAGGTCGAGGCGTAGGGCGCGGGGCGGCGCAGAGGCCGGCAGCTCGGGACTTCTGGGGTGGCGGCTCGGGGGCTTCGGGGGCTTCGTGGGTGGGCGCCTCGGGGGCTTCGGGGGTGGGCGGCTCTTGGGTCACCGGACGCGGCGTGCCGGTCCGTCGGCGTCCGGGTACGGCAGTGGCCGAGGACGGCAGTGGCCGAGACGGCATTGGCCCGGTGCACGGTGTTTCCGCCAGTGCACCGGGCCGATGTGCTTTGCGTGTCGGGGCGCCCTACGAAAGGGGTGGCCCCGGTTCTCCGGGTTCGGGGACGGGGTCCGGGCCCGGCGGTTTCGGGATCGGCGACGGGGGCGGCTCCGGAGTGGGTACCGGCCCCGGGCCGGGGTGCGGACGGTCGGGGCCCGGTTCGGGGTGGGGGCGGTCGGGACCCGGTCCCGGCGGCACCGGCTCGGGTCCCGGGGGCGTGGGGCCGGGTGCCGGAGGTGTCGGCTCGGGTTCCGGTGGCGCGGGCCCCGGTTCAGGGGGCGCGGGCTCAGGCCCCGGCGCGGGGCCCGGTTCGGGGGTCGGCTCCGGTCCCGGGGTCGGTCCCGGTCCGGGTGGTGGTCCCGGCTGTGCGGGATCGGGGAACGGATGCGTCATCGTGCCCTCCAGCCAGTCGTACGTCGGCCTGGACTTGTCCCCCGGGTACCCGGCCGCCGTACGGGCACTCCCCCCGTCGCGGGACGGGCCGGGGCCCGACCGGACCACCTCGGACCCCCGCGGCCGGTCCGGGCACACCGCACGGCGGCGCCGGCCACCGGTCAGCCGTGCGAACCGTTCCGAGGGCCGTGTGAACCGGCCCGAGGACCATGTGCCGCCGCGGTGGCCGCAGCGGCGAGTCCGAGCTCCGGGCTGGACAGGACGGGGACGGTGGTCGCGGTCAGGTGCCGGGCCGGGGCCATGGACGCCTGGGCGAGGACGATCGCGTCGGCGTCGGTGACCGCGTCTGCGGCGTCGGCGATCACCCTGAGGTAGCCGTCGGTGTCCCCGGCCTCGAAACGCGCCCACGCGTCGTCGACGAGCAGGCTGCGCGGTTCGACGGGACCTCGACCCACCGCCTCCTCGCGCACCAGGGCGACGGTCGGCTCCAGGGTGCTCTCCAGCGCGGCGACGACGACGATCCGGGACCCTTTGGCCACCGCGGCCGCGGCCATCGGCCGGTCCACGCGCAGCACCGGCACACCGACGTCCGCGCGCTCGGCGACCGCGCCGATGGTCGAGCAGGTGCACAGCACGGCGCGGGCGCCCGCCGCGACGACCCCTCGCAGGACGTCCCGGACGTCGTCGGCCACGGCGCCGTACGCGCGGGCGCGGTCCAGCAGCTCCGTCGCCACGTGGTGCGTCAGGCCGAGCTCCGGATGGGCCGCGTCGCGCAGGGCCTCGAAGACGGGGACGTGGACCGGCGAGGTGTGCAGCAGGGCGAGCGGGCCGGTGTGCGGGGTCACCCGGCGGCCATGGCCTGCGGGCTGCGCTCCTGGTCCGAGCCCGGTACCGGGGCGGACGGATCGGCGCCCAGGGCCACGATCCGGTTCTCCCCGTCCACGTGCACCACCCGAGGCCGCAGGCTCCGTGCCTCGGCGTCGGAGACCTGGGCGTAGCTGATGATGATCACAAGGTCGCCGGGGTGGACCAGATGGGCCGCGGCTCCGTTGATGCCGATGACACCGGATCCGCGCTCGCCCTCGATGACGTACGTCTCCAGGCGGGCGCCGTTGGTGATGTCGACGATGTGGACCAGCTCCCCGGGAAGCAGGTCGGCGGCGTCGAGGAGGTCGGCGTCGATGGTCACCGATCCCACGTAGTGCAGGTCGGCCTGAGTGACGGTGGCACGGTGGATCTTCGACTTGAACATCGTACGAAACACGGAGTACTCCCGATTTGTCTGCTCCCTGCCAGCTTTCTGCAGGTCAAGGGCGCCTTCACTGTACACCGGCACGTGTCGGACCCGAAGATTGTCAGGAACATCGGTTCACTCTGGGAAGAAGGCTCCCTGCCTGCGCTTTCGCGCGGACCAGGCTGTTGCGAGGCCGCCCACCAGGCGTCTGCTCGGACAGCCGTCTCGGAATGTGTGGGGATCGACGCTGCCCAGATGCTGACTTGCCTGATGAGACATCAGGTGGCGCGATGGCCGAAACGGTCAACGGGTGGCAACCAACCGGCCACACCGCGAGGTTGCGAGCCTCACCCCCCTGAGACCATGCACCGCCACGAACCGGCGTATCGCGGTGGTGAGCCCGAGGTGAGGTCCGCCGCCGGGCGCGGTGTCCACGATCCGTGCGGCAGCCTACTGCGAGCTCCTCGGTGTCGCGGACCGGCGGCGCCGCCGGCACGCCACGCGCGAGGACGGCTCCGGTGGTGACGCCGGCTGGACGGCCGGACACGCCGGCGTCGCACCGGGCACCGACCGGAATCCGAGTGCGGCGGCACCACCGCCCCGAGCCGACCGCAGCTGGGCCGTTCCCCCCAGGCGAGACCGCCGGCTACGCCTCACCCGCAACGCGCGCAGGGGTACGCGCGCGTTGCGGGCCACTGCACGGGGCGCGTGAGTGAGTGGCGCTCGGAGTGCTGGTTGAGCGGCCAGATCGCGGGACTTGTCGACTCAGCCGCCGCTCTTACGCCTGAACGACCGCTGGCTCGCAGCCGGGCCGTGCGCCGCACGCACCTTCGACGCATCGGGGTTTGCGGCAACATCGGCGGCGTCCGCCTGCGCACCGCGCTTACGCGCCAAGGCTTCGCGGAACTTGCGCTTGAGGTCGTGGTTGCCGTCGCTGTCCGGCGCCACAGGGGACGTCTCGGAGGCAGCCGGCTCCGAACCTTCCGTAGATACGGGCTCTGCGGTCATGGTGACCTCCTGGGTTCGGGGGTGGGCAAGCACAGCTTGTCATGCCGGGCGCAGTGCGGGGCGCCGGCAACGTCATCCTGCTCCGCTTCGGCCGGTATCCCTCTCGTGACCAAGGGCGTTCGCTTCGTAGGTGACGCGCACAGGACGGCTTTGGTCCGGGCCGAGGGTTGTCGATCCCGTGGCCGGCACGTTCACTGCCATGGCAACGACTCTCAGCCGTTGCGACGCACGAGGGCGGCCTTGCGGGCCTCGGCGAGCTTGCGGGCCTCGCCGGCCTTTCGGGACTTGCCACCGGCGCCGCGGGAGGTGTCCTTGCTGGTGCCGAGGCCGCGGAAGGGAGCGTTGCTGTTCTTGGGTCGGGGGATGGCGGGCCCGCCGTCGAGCGGGGTGCCGGAGGGAGTCTTGGCGCCGGTGATCCGGCTCAGCTCCGCCTCGCCCGAGCGCACCTTGGTGACGGTTGCCTCGATGCCAACCCCGGCCATCATGCGGCTCGTCTCGCGGCGCTGGCCCGCCAGCACGAGCGTGACCACGCTGCCGGACTCACCGGCCCGGGCGGTGCGCCCCGCCCGGTGCACATAATCCTTGGGGTCGGTGGGCGGCTCGACGTTGACCACGAGGTCGAGGTCGTCGACGTGCAGGCCACGGGCCGCGACATTGGTCGCCACCAGAACGGTGATCTGGCCGTTCTTGAACTGCGCCAGGGTCCGTGTGCGCTGTGGCTGGGACTTGCCGCTGTGCAGGGCCCCGGCGTGCACCCCGCTGGCCCGCAGATGCCGGGTGAGCTGGTCGACGGCGTGCTTGGTGTCCAGGAACAGCAGTACGCGGCCGTCACGGGCGGCGATCTCCGTGGTGACGGCGTAGCGGTCAGGGCCGTGGACGACCAGA of Streptomyces cynarae contains these proteins:
- a CDS encoding aspartate/glutamate racemase family protein codes for the protein MTPHTGPLALLHTSPVHVPVFEALRDAAHPELGLTHHVATELLDRARAYGAVADDVRDVLRGVVAAGARAVLCTCSTIGAVAERADVGVPVLRVDRPMAAAAVAKGSRIVVVAALESTLEPTVALVREEAVGRGPVEPRSLLVDDAWARFEAGDTDGYLRVIADAADAVTDADAIVLAQASMAPARHLTATTVPVLSSPELGLAAAATAAAHGPRAGSHGPRNGSHG
- a CDS encoding DUF5302 domain-containing protein — encoded protein: MTAEPVSTEGSEPAASETSPVAPDSDGNHDLKRKFREALARKRGAQADAADVAANPDASKVRAAHGPAASQRSFRRKSGG
- the panD gene encoding aspartate 1-decarboxylase, with the translated sequence MFRTMFKSKIHRATVTQADLHYVGSVTIDADLLDAADLLPGELVHIVDITNGARLETYVIEGERGSGVIGINGAAAHLVHPGDLVIIISYAQVSDAEARSLRPRVVHVDGENRIVALGADPSAPVPGSDQERSPQAMAAG